CGCGTCATCATCGCGGGTGCCGGGGGAGCGGCCCACCTGCCCGGCATGCTCGCGGCCGTGACGCCGCTGCCCGTCATCGGCGTGCCCGTGCCGCTGCGCTACCTCGACGGCATGGACTCGCTCCTGTCGATCGTGCAGATGCCCGCAGGCGTGCCCGTGGCGACCGTCTCGATCGGGGGCGCGCGCAACGCGGGCCTGCTGGCCGCGCGCATCCTCGCCTCGGGCACGGACGACGACGCCGCTCGCCTGCGCCGGCAGATGGTCGCGTTCCAGGAGGGGCTGAGCGAGCAGGCCCACGCCAAGGGGGCCGCGCTGCGCGCGCTGGTCGCGGGCGAGCGCCGCACGGGCTTCGGGGCGTAGGCGCCCCAGCACCACGCGAGGGGCCCGCACCGTCACGGTGCGGGCCCCTCGCGTGCGGTCGTCCGAGGACTACGGCTGGGGCAGGCCGCCCACCACGCCCGCGGGCAGCTCGCCGTCGCGGAGGTCGGTCCAGAAGGCCGGGCTCCGGTCCGGATCGAGCCGCACGGTCGACCCGATCCCGCCGGGACGATAGTCCAGGTCGGAGATGGGCGGCGTGCCCGTGACGCCCCCAGGACCGTTGGCCGCGCGGAAGGCCAGGGCGAGCTTGCCGAGGTCGATGACGCCGGTCTTCTCGTCGACCTCGAGCGCGCCGATACCGGCGCCGAGCAGCGAGACCTGGTCCCAGGGCTTGACGAGGAGTCCCGCGTCGCCCGCCTTCTGGCTCACGGCGCCGATGACCTGGCGCTGTCGCTCGCCACGGCCGATGTCGCCCTTCGGGTCCGCGTAGCGCATACGGGCGAAGGCCAGGGCCGTCGTCCCGTCCACGTCGTGGCAGCCCGCGGTCCACACGAGCCCGCTGTTGGGGTCGTTGACGTCGTAGTCGAGGCAGAGGTTCACCCCGCCCACCGCGTTGACGACGTTCGAGACCCCTCCCAGACCGATCTCGACGAAGTGGTCCACGGTCAACCCGGTCAGGCCCTCGACCGTCGCCACGAGGAGCGGTGCCCCGCCCCACGAGTACGCCGCGTTGAGCTTGGCGGGT
This region of Oerskovia jenensis genomic DNA includes:
- a CDS encoding LCP family protein encodes the protein MGVFALVLLVAWPVGLLVWANGKIQHVDALSGAAGTAGTTYLLAGSDARGGDGIAEDGTEGARTDTIMILHKPANGPTALISLPRDTFVEVPGKGPAKLNAAYSWGGAPLLVATVEGLTGLTVDHFVEIGLGGVSNVVNAVGGVNLCLDYDVNDPNSGLVWTAGCHDVDGTTALAFARMRYADPKGDIGRGERQRQVIGAVSQKAGDAGLLVKPWDQVSLLGAGIGALEVDEKTGVIDLGKLALAFRAANGPGGVTGTPPISDLDYRPGGIGSTVRLDPDRSPAFWTDLRDGELPAGVVGGLPQP
- the purE gene encoding 5-(carboxyamino)imidazole ribonucleotide mutase encodes the protein MTESTPVTSTPVVGIVMGSDSDWPVMQEAANALREFDVAIEVDVVSAHRMPTEMIDYGREAAGRGIRVIIAGAGGAAHLPGMLAAVTPLPVIGVPVPLRYLDGMDSLLSIVQMPAGVPVATVSIGGARNAGLLAARILASGTDDDAARLRRQMVAFQEGLSEQAHAKGAALRALVAGERRTGFGA